From Streptomyces griseorubiginosus, one genomic window encodes:
- a CDS encoding LysR family transcriptional regulator has translation MDLDLRKLRYFVAVAEELHFGRAAERLHIAQPALSRQIRSLEDDLGVEVFDRGRRGTLLTAAGEQLLEDALPLLASAQALTRRVKSAAQGTQALTVGFMPGITVTPATVAFTADHPDVNVRLLRTSWDDQVEVLLDGRVDVGIVRLPIDSGGLRMRPLFREPRVVMVPRGHPLAGRQSVSVKDLAAEHLLQDPNAVPEWRDVALEPHGRRRHEAPVIHQVEEKLELVAAGAGICVLPLSTAGFYTRPDVIPLRVEDIGPSEVALAWVATRRSRLIHDFIEAATSALARPYGNERQSPSD, from the coding sequence GTGGATCTTGATCTGCGGAAGCTGCGTTATTTCGTGGCCGTGGCGGAGGAACTCCATTTCGGGCGGGCGGCGGAGCGGTTGCACATCGCCCAGCCGGCGCTGTCCCGGCAGATCCGCAGTCTGGAGGACGACCTCGGGGTGGAGGTGTTCGACCGTGGCCGACGCGGGACGCTGCTCACCGCGGCCGGGGAGCAGTTGCTGGAGGACGCGCTGCCCCTGCTCGCCTCGGCCCAGGCACTGACAAGGCGCGTGAAGTCGGCGGCCCAGGGCACTCAGGCGCTGACCGTCGGCTTCATGCCCGGCATCACGGTCACCCCGGCCACGGTCGCGTTCACGGCGGACCACCCGGACGTGAACGTACGTCTGCTGCGCACCAGTTGGGACGACCAGGTGGAAGTGCTCCTGGACGGCCGGGTCGACGTCGGCATCGTGCGGTTGCCCATCGACAGCGGCGGCCTGCGGATGCGCCCACTCTTCCGGGAGCCCCGCGTGGTGATGGTGCCGAGGGGGCATCCCCTGGCCGGCAGACAGTCGGTGAGCGTCAAGGATCTCGCCGCCGAGCACCTGCTCCAGGATCCGAACGCCGTTCCCGAGTGGCGGGACGTCGCACTGGAACCCCACGGTCGCCGGCGCCACGAGGCCCCGGTGATCCATCAGGTGGAGGAGAAGCTCGAACTGGTGGCCGCCGGTGCGGGCATCTGCGTGCTGCCGCTGTCGACCGCGGGCTTCTACACCCGGCCGGACGTGATCCCGCTGCGCGTGGAGGACATCGGCCCCAGCGAAGTGGCCCTGGCCTGGGTGGCGACCCGACGCTCCCGGCTGATCCACGACTTCATCGAGGCCGCGACCAGCGCACTTGCCCGTCCCTATGGGAACGAGAGGCAGTCGCCCTCGGACTGA
- a CDS encoding ATP-binding SpoIIE family protein phosphatase, with product MGRTVDSVEEYTAASLVSRVAGDLGPKADEVIADVVRCLRREVPDLWSNPELARMTSENVAEHVVGVLAGLEHGIDPGEMDPPAAELERARGLARHGAPVTALLRAFRLGQGVVLDRLLAEMPRLTKDAELVSSASRLLLRMAKSYVDDASEQGVMAFQEERDRRLRWRLSLVNEAGLRIGTTLDIARTAQELADLAVDHFADVVTVDLLDSVVHANDTPAPGPLVLHRVAHASTAQGGQEPTTRVGERHTCPDDAAMARALTTGGPSLHAATPTDPADTLGARSARSALLVPLSARGATLGVARFCRHRTPLPFDDEDLFLAQEIAARAAVAIDNARHYTHARATALTLQRSLLPRRPAEQAAVEVACRYLPAGDEAGVGGDWYDVIPLSGARVALVVGDVVGHGIHAAATMGRLRTAVRTLADIDLPPEELLTHLDDVVVRLSAEASADPDTETAGDIGATCLYAVHDPVDGRCSLARAGHPPPAVVSADGTVDLLDIPPGPPLGLGGLPFEAAEIELPEGSLLALYTDGLVEARDRDVDAGTALLCQALARPSASLDDVCDRVLQALLPAAGRPHDDVALLLARTRALGDGQVAAWDVDADPAAVARARRSVARQLAAWGLDDLGFVTELVVSELVTNAVRYGRPPIRLRLIRDSSLLCEVSDAGSTTPHLRRARAFDEGGRGLLLVAQLAERWGTRHARQGKTVWAELGEEHHAGRSEPAAVP from the coding sequence GTGGGGCGTACCGTCGACAGTGTGGAGGAGTACACGGCGGCATCCCTTGTGTCCCGTGTCGCCGGCGACCTCGGGCCGAAGGCGGACGAGGTGATCGCCGACGTGGTGCGGTGCCTGCGGCGTGAGGTTCCCGATCTGTGGAGCAACCCGGAGCTCGCCCGCATGACGTCCGAGAACGTCGCCGAGCATGTCGTCGGCGTGTTGGCCGGCCTCGAACACGGCATCGACCCGGGCGAGATGGACCCGCCGGCCGCCGAGCTGGAACGCGCACGTGGACTGGCGCGGCACGGCGCGCCGGTCACAGCGCTGCTGCGGGCCTTCCGGCTCGGACAGGGCGTGGTCCTGGACAGACTTCTTGCCGAAATGCCGCGGCTGACGAAGGACGCGGAGTTGGTCAGCTCGGCATCGCGCCTGTTGCTGAGGATGGCGAAGAGCTATGTGGACGACGCGTCCGAGCAGGGCGTCATGGCGTTCCAGGAGGAGCGGGACCGGCGACTGCGGTGGCGTCTGTCCCTGGTGAACGAGGCCGGTCTGCGCATCGGGACCACGCTGGACATCGCTCGCACCGCCCAGGAACTGGCGGACCTCGCCGTCGACCACTTCGCCGACGTGGTCACCGTCGACCTGCTCGACTCCGTGGTGCACGCGAACGACACTCCGGCGCCGGGCCCCCTCGTACTGCACCGGGTCGCCCATGCGTCGACGGCGCAGGGAGGTCAGGAGCCGACGACTCGGGTGGGGGAGCGCCACACCTGCCCGGATGACGCGGCCATGGCTCGCGCCCTGACCACCGGTGGGCCTTCCCTGCACGCGGCGACGCCGACGGATCCGGCCGACACCTTGGGCGCCCGTTCTGCCCGTTCGGCGCTGTTGGTGCCGCTGAGCGCGCGCGGCGCCACTCTCGGCGTCGCGCGGTTCTGCCGTCACCGCACCCCGCTTCCCTTCGACGACGAGGATCTGTTCCTCGCCCAGGAGATCGCGGCCAGGGCGGCCGTGGCCATCGACAACGCCCGCCACTACACACACGCCCGGGCCACGGCCCTCACTCTCCAGCGCAGTCTGCTGCCACGGCGACCGGCGGAGCAGGCCGCCGTCGAGGTCGCCTGCCGCTACCTGCCGGCCGGTGACGAGGCCGGGGTGGGCGGCGACTGGTACGACGTGATCCCGCTGTCGGGCGCCCGGGTCGCCCTCGTGGTGGGGGACGTGGTCGGCCATGGCATCCACGCCGCTGCCACGATGGGGCGCCTGCGGACCGCGGTCCGCACCCTCGCCGACATCGACCTGCCTCCCGAGGAGCTGCTGACCCACCTGGACGACGTCGTCGTCCGCCTGTCCGCCGAAGCCTCGGCCGACCCCGACACCGAAACGGCCGGGGACATCGGCGCGACCTGCCTGTACGCCGTCCACGACCCTGTCGACGGCCGCTGCTCCCTGGCTCGCGCGGGGCACCCGCCGCCCGCAGTGGTGAGCGCCGACGGCACCGTCGATCTCCTGGACATCCCGCCCGGCCCACCGCTGGGGCTGGGGGGCCTGCCGTTCGAGGCAGCGGAGATCGAGCTGCCGGAAGGCAGCCTCCTCGCCCTGTACACCGATGGTTTGGTCGAAGCCCGTGACCGCGATGTCGACGCGGGCACAGCTCTCCTCTGCCAGGCTCTCGCACGGCCTTCCGCGTCCCTGGATGACGTCTGTGACCGCGTGCTCCAGGCCCTGCTGCCCGCGGCAGGGCGGCCCCACGACGACGTCGCCCTGTTGCTTGCCCGCACCCGCGCCCTCGGGGACGGCCAGGTCGCGGCCTGGGACGTGGACGCCGATCCGGCAGCCGTTGCCCGGGCCCGTCGGAGCGTTGCACGGCAACTGGCCGCCTGGGGGCTGGACGACCTCGGCTTCGTCACCGAACTGGTGGTCAGCGAACTGGTCACCAACGCCGTCCGCTACGGCCGGCCGCCCATCCGCCTACGTCTCATCCGTGACTCCTCCCTGCTGTGCGAGGTGTCCGACGCGGGCAGCACCACCCCCCACCTGCGCCGGGCCCGCGCCTTCGACGAAGGCGGACGCGGCCTGCTGCTCGTCGCCCAGCTCGCCGAGCGTTGGGGGACGCGTCATGCCCGGCAGGGCAAGACGGTCTGGGCCGAGCTGGGGGAGGAGCATCACGCCGGGCGCTCGGAGCCTGCTGCCGTGCCCTAG
- a CDS encoding acetoacetate--CoA ligase, producing MTVPSPFTTPDPRAVADSTIMDFARHAGRAGSDYAALHRWSVTDLEGFWAAVWEYFDIDADTPYEHVLAQERMPGARWFPGSTLNYAHHALRNLADDAVAIIALDETGSCYEMTASRLRAQVASVAATLRDLGVGKGDRVVGYLPNTPHAIVAFLATASLGAVWSVCGQDYAPKAAADRFAQLEPTVLIAADGYLFNGTTHDRRDAALELAGALPTLKATLLVDHTGLPWPSQAYPSLVIPWEDASTRTEELACTPVPFDHPLWVVFSSGTTGLPKGIVHGHGGVLLEHLKTLGLHSDLGPGDRLLWYTTTHWMMWNLVASTLLTGATTCTYDGSPAPLAQPDTLWKLAARHRVTVFGTSPQYLLGMAKFGIDPSVHDLSSIRVVGCTGSALPASAYPWVRDHVGDHVRLASISGGTDVVSGFAGSAPNTPIWAGQLSAPHLGVALAAYDTEGFPVVDRVGELVVTRPMPSMPLYFWNDPDGSRYREAYFSSYPGVWRHGDWITVTGHGSVIVHGRSDSTLNRNGVRLGSADIHDVVERLPEIAEALVIGAEEPDGGYWMPLFVVLAAGVTLDDSLGEKIKEAIRTGVSPRHVPDDILEVPGIPHTRTGKKLEVPVKRLLQGAPVEQVVNPAVVDAPDLIDYYARLGAERRDRSA from the coding sequence ATGACCGTGCCCAGCCCCTTCACCACGCCTGATCCGCGGGCCGTCGCGGACAGCACCATCATGGACTTCGCCCGTCACGCCGGGAGGGCGGGCTCCGACTACGCCGCCCTGCACCGCTGGTCGGTCACCGACCTGGAGGGCTTCTGGGCGGCGGTGTGGGAGTACTTCGACATCGACGCGGACACCCCCTACGAGCATGTCCTGGCACAGGAGCGGATGCCCGGGGCCCGGTGGTTTCCCGGCTCCACGCTCAACTACGCCCATCACGCCCTGCGCAACCTCGCCGACGACGCCGTGGCGATCATCGCCCTCGACGAGACCGGCTCCTGCTACGAGATGACCGCGAGCCGGCTGCGCGCCCAGGTCGCCTCCGTCGCCGCGACCCTGCGCGATCTGGGTGTCGGCAAGGGGGACCGCGTGGTGGGCTACCTGCCCAACACCCCACACGCCATCGTCGCGTTCCTCGCCACCGCGAGCCTGGGCGCCGTGTGGTCGGTGTGCGGACAGGACTACGCCCCCAAGGCCGCCGCCGACCGCTTCGCCCAACTCGAACCCACCGTGCTGATCGCCGCCGACGGCTATCTGTTCAACGGCACCACGCACGACCGCCGCGACGCCGCCCTCGAACTCGCCGGAGCGCTGCCGACGTTGAAGGCGACGCTGCTGGTGGACCACACCGGCCTGCCGTGGCCGTCGCAGGCGTATCCGTCCTTGGTGATTCCGTGGGAGGACGCCTCGACCCGTACCGAGGAACTGGCCTGCACGCCGGTGCCGTTCGACCACCCGCTGTGGGTCGTGTTCTCCTCCGGCACCACCGGCCTGCCCAAAGGCATCGTCCACGGCCACGGCGGCGTCCTGCTGGAACACCTCAAGACCCTCGGCCTGCACTCGGACCTCGGCCCCGGCGACCGCCTCCTGTGGTACACCACCACCCACTGGATGATGTGGAACCTGGTCGCCTCCACCCTCCTGACCGGCGCCACCACCTGCACCTACGACGGCAGCCCGGCACCCCTGGCCCAGCCCGACACCCTGTGGAAGCTGGCCGCGCGCCACCGGGTGACCGTCTTCGGCACCAGCCCCCAGTACCTGCTGGGCATGGCCAAGTTCGGCATCGACCCGTCCGTGCACGACCTGTCGTCGATCCGCGTGGTCGGCTGCACCGGCTCCGCGCTGCCCGCCTCCGCCTACCCCTGGGTCCGCGACCATGTCGGTGACCATGTGCGGCTGGCGTCCATCAGCGGCGGGACGGACGTGGTGTCCGGCTTCGCCGGCAGCGCGCCCAACACGCCCATCTGGGCGGGCCAGTTGTCGGCGCCCCATCTGGGCGTGGCGCTGGCCGCGTACGACACCGAGGGCTTCCCGGTGGTGGACCGGGTCGGCGAGCTGGTCGTCACCCGGCCGATGCCGTCGATGCCGCTGTACTTCTGGAACGACCCCGACGGCAGCCGCTACCGGGAGGCCTACTTCTCCTCCTACCCCGGTGTGTGGCGGCACGGCGACTGGATCACGGTCACCGGACACGGCTCGGTGATCGTCCACGGCCGCTCCGACTCCACGCTGAACCGCAACGGCGTCCGCCTGGGCAGCGCCGACATCCACGACGTCGTCGAGCGCCTTCCCGAGATCGCCGAGGCCCTCGTCATCGGCGCGGAGGAGCCGGACGGCGGCTACTGGATGCCGCTGTTCGTCGTCCTCGCCGCCGGCGTGACCCTGGACGACTCGCTGGGCGAGAAGATCAAGGAGGCGATCAGGACCGGCGTCTCACCCCGCCACGTCCCCGACGACATCCTCGAAGTGCCGGGCATCCCGCACACGCGCACCGGCAAGAAGCTCGAAGTCCCCGTCAAGCGGCTGCTCCAGGGGGCTCCTGTCGAACAGGTCGTCAACCCGGCCGTCGTGGATGCCCCCGACCTCATCGACTACTACGCCCGCCTGGGTGCTGAACGCAGGGACCGATCGGCATGA
- a CDS encoding DoxX family protein has protein sequence MSTAQTLLAVALSLIFLPLGLAKIAAVPFMRQAAAHLGMSPGRYRVIGVLETAGAAGLLLGLAAVPLGVAAAAGLTVLMVAAAVVHLRRGDPPGRALPAAVLALTAVAYAGVAIAVG, from the coding sequence ATGAGCACCGCACAGACCCTTCTCGCCGTCGCGCTGTCGCTGATCTTCCTCCCGCTGGGGCTGGCGAAGATCGCCGCGGTGCCGTTCATGCGCCAGGCGGCAGCCCACCTCGGTATGTCGCCGGGCCGCTACCGAGTGATCGGCGTGCTGGAGACCGCCGGAGCCGCCGGACTGCTGCTCGGCCTGGCTGCGGTCCCGCTGGGGGTGGCCGCCGCTGCCGGGCTGACCGTGCTGATGGTGGCTGCCGCGGTGGTTCACCTGCGCCGTGGCGACCCGCCCGGGCGAGCGCTGCCCGCCGCGGTACTCGCTCTGACGGCGGTGGCGTACGCCGGGGTGGCGATCGCCGTCGGCTGA
- a CDS encoding ferredoxin, translated as MKISVDHPRCEGHGLCADQAPEVFSLDDDAELTYHFEGAEVPDTHQLAARAAVHACPVAALRVLS; from the coding sequence ATGAAGATCTCCGTCGACCATCCACGCTGCGAAGGCCACGGCCTGTGCGCCGACCAGGCTCCCGAGGTCTTCAGCCTGGACGACGACGCCGAACTCACCTACCACTTCGAGGGAGCCGAAGTCCCCGACACGCATCAGCTCGCCGCTCGCGCTGCTGTCCATGCCTGCCCGGTCGCCGCCCTGCGGGTCCTGTCGTGA
- a CDS encoding cytochrome P450, producing the protein MPVRTEIPVYRPDLYAASAIRDTYPHYAALRDLGPVVRLSKHKVYALPRYAECKQVLLDDETFVSSDGVALNPVANRAGQGTTLCSDGEEHTRRRSLLAHRLTPRALRAMKDTVEQQAAAVVEAAVARRTVDAVEVATALPMAVVPDLVGWPQQGREHLLRWAGATFDAMGPINRQAVRTLPASLGMLRYARGVVRDRSVLDGSMGHDLLRAADEGRIMPAECVTMMIDYLAPSLDTTISAISSALYLFALHPEQWRLLKADPDLVPKAVNEVVRYESPIRAFSRAAARDTELAGIALPKGSRVLVLYGSANRDPLEWDDPDTFDIRRDAARQLGFGQGTHGCAGQGLARMETSAILRALVERVDRIEVTGPPEWALNNVIHRLERLPLELIPS; encoded by the coding sequence ATGCCCGTACGTACGGAGATCCCCGTCTACCGCCCCGACCTGTACGCGGCGTCGGCCATCCGTGACACGTATCCGCACTATGCCGCCCTGCGCGACCTCGGTCCTGTGGTCCGGCTCAGCAAGCACAAGGTCTACGCCCTGCCGCGCTACGCCGAATGCAAGCAGGTACTGCTGGACGACGAGACCTTCGTCTCCTCGGACGGCGTCGCACTCAACCCCGTCGCCAACCGCGCGGGCCAGGGCACCACCCTGTGCAGTGACGGCGAGGAGCACACCCGCCGCCGTTCCCTTCTCGCCCACCGCCTGACCCCCAGGGCACTCCGCGCGATGAAGGACACGGTCGAGCAGCAGGCGGCCGCCGTGGTCGAGGCAGCCGTGGCCCGGCGGACGGTCGACGCGGTGGAGGTGGCCACGGCGCTGCCGATGGCTGTCGTCCCCGACCTGGTCGGCTGGCCCCAGCAGGGCCGCGAGCACCTGCTGCGCTGGGCCGGTGCCACCTTCGACGCCATGGGCCCCATCAACCGCCAGGCGGTACGCACACTCCCAGCGTCCCTCGGCATGCTGCGCTACGCCCGAGGTGTCGTCCGGGACCGGTCCGTGCTGGACGGCAGCATGGGCCACGACCTGCTGCGCGCCGCCGACGAGGGCCGGATCATGCCCGCCGAGTGCGTCACCATGATGATCGACTACCTGGCACCCTCCCTGGACACCACCATCAGCGCCATCTCCAGCGCTCTGTACCTGTTCGCCCTCCACCCCGAACAGTGGCGCCTGCTGAAGGCGGACCCGGACCTCGTCCCGAAAGCGGTCAACGAGGTCGTCCGCTACGAATCCCCGATCCGCGCCTTCTCCCGCGCCGCTGCCCGTGACACGGAACTGGCGGGCATCGCCCTCCCCAAGGGCTCCCGCGTGCTGGTCCTGTACGGCTCCGCCAACCGCGACCCGCTGGAGTGGGACGACCCGGACACGTTCGACATCCGCCGTGACGCCGCCCGCCAACTCGGTTTCGGGCAGGGCACGCACGGCTGCGCCGGCCAGGGACTTGCGCGCATGGAAACGTCCGCGATCCTGCGCGCCCTGGTCGAACGCGTCGACCGCATCGAGGTCACCGGCCCACCCGAGTGGGCCCTGAACAACGTCATCCACCGCCTCGAGCGCCTGCCGCTCGAACTCATCCCGTCCTGA
- a CDS encoding NAD(P)/FAD-dependent oxidoreductase has translation MTARRSVLVVGESLAGITAARHLRALGHTGPLTIIGAEEHGAYSRPPLSKAVLQDPAADHTLGLALDGLDAEIIRSPAVTADTRRRTVTTADDRQVSYDALIVATGAAARRLAAPGQRGELVLRTLDDARLLRARLADAGSAIVIGAGFLGMEVAGACAARGIPVTVVDTDRPLERILGDHLSAAITARAAAYGIRFLQATGFATLTGDPVSGVVLPDGTELTADLVVTCAGEVPCVDWLAGTGLPDRLGVGIDHACATTVPGVFAAGDVTYFRGDGTRPDRRAPFWSNAVAQGRTAAASVLGLPSPGPPQDDYFWTEVAGLTVKIVGRLPLIGEPTTVQGSVTDGRALLTWSHADGTSTAVAYGLRKPVTALRALAAAS, from the coding sequence GTGACCGCACGGCGCTCGGTGCTCGTCGTCGGCGAGTCGCTCGCCGGCATCACCGCGGCCCGCCACCTGCGCGCTCTCGGTCACACCGGCCCCCTCACGATCATCGGAGCGGAGGAACACGGCGCCTACTCCCGCCCGCCCCTGTCCAAGGCCGTTCTGCAAGACCCGGCTGCCGACCACACCCTCGGTCTGGCCCTCGACGGACTCGACGCCGAGATCATCCGCTCGCCCGCGGTCACCGCCGACACCCGGCGTCGCACCGTCACCACCGCCGACGACCGCCAGGTCTCCTACGACGCGCTGATCGTCGCCACCGGAGCGGCGGCCCGCAGGCTCGCCGCCCCCGGGCAGCGCGGCGAACTCGTCCTGCGCACCCTGGACGACGCCCGCCTGCTCCGCGCCCGCCTGGCGGACGCCGGCTCGGCGATCGTGATCGGCGCCGGCTTCCTGGGCATGGAGGTGGCCGGCGCCTGCGCCGCCCGCGGCATCCCGGTCACCGTCGTGGACACCGACCGGCCACTGGAACGCATCCTCGGCGACCATCTGTCCGCCGCGATCACCGCACGCGCCGCGGCGTACGGCATCCGCTTTCTCCAGGCCACCGGGTTCGCCACCCTGACCGGCGACCCCGTGAGCGGCGTGGTGCTCCCCGACGGCACCGAACTCACCGCGGACCTCGTGGTCACCTGCGCCGGAGAAGTCCCCTGCGTCGACTGGCTGGCAGGGACGGGCCTCCCCGACCGTCTCGGCGTCGGCATCGACCATGCCTGCGCCACCACCGTGCCCGGCGTGTTCGCCGCCGGCGACGTCACCTACTTCCGCGGCGACGGCACCCGGCCCGACCGGCGTGCGCCGTTCTGGTCCAACGCCGTCGCCCAGGGCAGGACCGCGGCGGCCTCCGTCCTCGGTCTGCCCTCGCCCGGACCGCCGCAGGACGACTACTTCTGGACCGAGGTCGCCGGGCTCACCGTCAAAATCGTCGGCCGCCTGCCGCTCATCGGCGAACCGACCACGGTGCAGGGCAGCGTGACGGACGGACGCGCACTGCTGACCTGGAGCCATGCCGACGGAACGTCGACGGCGGTCGCCTATGGACTACGCAAACCGGTCACCGCGCTCCGGGCCCTGGCCGCCGCGTCGTAG